One bacterium BMS3Abin14 DNA window includes the following coding sequences:
- a CDS encoding pseudopilin GspJ produces MNHLSRGPEKGFTLIEVMVAFTILAVMAGVAFSVVFSSTKRSRALDRQMNLSMEAGSIMNLITEDLAGTFRREGTIPFFVGSDVFHEDIPSDEVQFLTTSTLPVDPQASRGDLAEVAYRLTFDEEGRSTLFRREQSPPSGAYDEGGVSNVVSDKVRSFNLRYYDGRDWVDEWDSLDTGGGSDHGKIPLEIEIEIKLSDGDFSTTLRTRIAPPMAAAQ; encoded by the coding sequence ATGAACCACTTGAGCAGAGGGCCCGAAAAAGGTTTCACCCTGATCGAGGTTATGGTCGCCTTTACAATCCTGGCTGTTATGGCCGGCGTGGCCTTCTCGGTAGTGTTTTCCAGCACCAAAAGATCCCGTGCTCTTGACAGGCAGATGAACCTGAGCATGGAGGCCGGCTCCATTATGAATTTGATCACCGAGGACCTTGCGGGGACCTTTCGGAGGGAAGGGACTATCCCTTTTTTTGTGGGTAGTGATGTATTCCACGAGGATATACCCTCCGATGAAGTTCAGTTCCTGACCACATCGACCCTGCCTGTTGACCCACAGGCCTCCCGGGGGGACCTTGCGGAGGTGGCTTACCGCCTCACATTCGACGAGGAGGGCAGAAGTACCCTTTTTCGCAGGGAGCAGTCGCCTCCGTCGGGAGCCTATGATGAAGGTGGTGTGAGCAATGTGGTTTCCGACAAAGTCAGGTCTTTTAACCTCCGCTACTATGATGGCCGGGACTGGGTGGATGAATGGGACAGCCTCGATACAGGTGGAGGCAGTGATCATGGAAAAATACCACTGGAGATAGAGATCGAGATTAAACTTTCAGATGGCGATTTTTCAACCACACTGAGGACCAGGATCGCACCCCCCATGGCCGCGGCACAGTGA
- a CDS encoding AP-4-A phosphorylase, whose amino-acid sequence MKILWAPWRMKYILGEKEGGCIFCRLIDAEPSEDNLLLYRTSSAMVLMNRYPYNNGHILVAPNEHTADLNGLSPGQYLDLMELFRSSLKVLAKALNPEGFNAGLNLGKSAGAGVEDHLHFHIVPRWQGDTNFMPVISGTRVIPEALETTYRTFAPIFTGL is encoded by the coding sequence ATGAAGATACTCTGGGCGCCGTGGCGAATGAAATATATACTGGGGGAAAAAGAGGGTGGGTGTATCTTCTGCCGTCTTATTGATGCTGAGCCCTCCGAGGACAACCTCCTGCTCTACAGGACGTCGAGTGCTATGGTGCTCATGAATCGCTATCCCTACAACAATGGGCACATCCTGGTGGCGCCCAATGAGCATACGGCGGACCTCAACGGACTTTCACCGGGCCAATACCTCGACCTGATGGAACTTTTTCGATCCAGTTTGAAAGTCCTGGCGAAGGCACTGAATCCTGAAGGTTTCAATGCCGGCCTGAATTTAGGAAAATCGGCAGGCGCCGGGGTTGAGGATCACCTGCATTTTCACATCGTGCCCAGGTGGCAGGGCGACACCAATTTCATGCCTGTCATTTCAGGGACGAGGGTAATACCGGAGGCCCTGGAAACGACCTACAGAACTTTTGCTCCCATCTTCACGGGGCTGTAA
- a CDS encoding tetratricopeptide repeat protein, producing the protein MDYRIASRPRLEAVLVLPAFLLITTLFLAVSRPAFAAHSQDLLLMGQAHFMSGRLLEAIPFLDKVAESPNPESGKALYLLGRIYLLTGKYRRSKEYFERALEKTRQGVGEISEWKSLAGIGDALYASGRYGEAIRRYRLAQVDAPAFGRAHVQIKMALCDVAEGRQGDALERLKKALPRIPILSRWIGREEEFLRSLAMQGTRVVPERIARYHVLVGPVRGDTTDLASSGIGTDIPVQVVREGEEYYLDYGPFADPVEAMIYVEKVKGATSYEARIQEK; encoded by the coding sequence TTGGATTACCGGATAGCCTCCAGGCCCCGGTTAGAGGCCGTCCTTGTCTTGCCGGCTTTTTTGCTTATCACAACCCTGTTCTTGGCTGTTTCCAGACCAGCATTCGCTGCCCACTCGCAGGACCTTCTCCTGATGGGGCAAGCTCATTTCATGTCGGGCCGGCTCCTGGAGGCTATTCCATTCCTTGACAAGGTCGCCGAATCCCCGAATCCGGAATCCGGTAAGGCCCTGTATCTGCTTGGGAGAATCTATCTTCTCACCGGAAAATACAGACGCAGCAAGGAATATTTTGAGCGCGCACTTGAGAAAACCCGTCAGGGCGTCGGTGAAATTAGTGAATGGAAATCCCTTGCCGGCATTGGAGATGCGCTTTACGCCAGTGGACGGTATGGGGAAGCCATAAGGAGATATCGGCTGGCGCAAGTTGACGCGCCGGCCTTTGGCAGAGCCCATGTCCAGATCAAGATGGCCCTTTGCGATGTCGCGGAGGGCAGGCAGGGTGATGCCCTGGAAAGGCTGAAGAAGGCCCTGCCCCGCATTCCAATCCTTTCCCGGTGGATTGGCAGGGAGGAAGAATTTCTCCGATCGCTTGCAATGCAGGGCACCAGGGTGGTTCCGGAGAGGATAGCGCGATACCATGTCCTCGTCGGTCCCGTTAGGGGAGACACGACCGACCTTGCTTCCTCCGGGATCGGCACGGATATTCCCGTACAGGTAGTCAGGGAAGGGGAAGAATATTATCTGGATTATGGGCCCTTCGCCGATCCGGTTGAAGCGATGATCTATGTGGAAAAAGTCAAAGGCGCAACATCGTACGAGGCGAGGATCCAGGAAAAATGA
- the mutS_2 gene encoding DNA mismatch repair protein MutS translates to MNQPGIDLTAASTPMMKQYLSIKREHPDAILFFRMGDFYEMFLEDAVLAADILKITLTSREKNKEKAVPMCGIPYHAAEGYLTRLLKAGHKVAICEQVEDPGKARGLVKREVVRIVTPGTAMEESLLDAREPSYLASIYRTKEGVGLSLVDASTGDFRAAQWTGPDAVLRLDVVMAQFAPREVLFPENAHGLEPFGDGPDRDVHLTKVEGFRFFPEAGEEALKNLFGVHTLAGFGLEGLRLATGAAGAALWYLQKVYGDRLGHLRPIRVIRSEDWLVLDGNTLKNLEILSSQPHGLRQGSLLYQMDRTVTAQGARLLKEFVVRPLKNAEAINDRLNLVQELVENPLLRGSIRERLRKVSDLERIVSRVGSGIAVPRDLGALRRTLREVPAIRGLLAELDSDMGDGILQELDEKPELLEFLQSSLSDELPAGLKAGGIIRKGFSAELDEIRSLAGDGRKFISDLEKREKERTGIASLKVGFNRVFGYYIEVTHAHRDMVPEGYTRKQTLVNAERFVTQELREVEERILHADESIAALEKLLFEEICSRVIASSSPLQGVAGALASADCYTSLAELAHTSGYARPEILEDDMAGRLSISDGRHPVLEMLETGKSFVPNSAYLDRVDNRLLIITGPNMAGKSTFMRQVALIVIMAQIGSFVPAGDALISPVDRIFTRVGASDILSRGLSTFMVEMVETAEILNNATPDSLVILDEIGRGTSTFDGISIAWAVAEYLLSGERNGCRTMFATHYHELTELALTCDGVRNYNVAIQEWGERLVFLRHVQEGAADRSYGIQVARLAGLPDEVVERSREILKNLEKTAIDTTGRPRPVAGDVELDATMASPVDSESQMPLFDGHEGELIKELREIDLEEMTPLEAMNFLAAMKKRHV, encoded by the coding sequence ATGAATCAACCCGGCATTGATCTGACAGCCGCCTCGACCCCGATGATGAAGCAGTATCTTTCCATCAAAAGGGAGCATCCGGACGCCATCCTTTTTTTCAGGATGGGGGATTTTTATGAGATGTTCCTGGAAGATGCAGTTCTGGCTGCGGACATCCTGAAAATCACCCTGACCAGCAGGGAGAAAAACAAGGAAAAAGCCGTACCGATGTGCGGTATTCCCTACCATGCGGCCGAGGGATATCTGACCAGACTCCTGAAGGCGGGGCACAAAGTGGCCATCTGTGAGCAGGTCGAGGATCCCGGGAAGGCCCGCGGCCTGGTAAAAAGGGAAGTGGTAAGGATAGTTACGCCCGGCACAGCAATGGAGGAATCCCTCCTCGATGCGCGAGAACCCTCCTATCTTGCTTCGATTTATCGTACGAAAGAGGGTGTGGGCCTATCCCTGGTGGATGCGTCCACAGGGGATTTTCGGGCCGCCCAGTGGACCGGTCCGGACGCTGTTTTGCGGCTGGATGTTGTCATGGCGCAGTTCGCCCCCAGGGAGGTGCTCTTCCCGGAGAATGCCCATGGTCTTGAACCGTTCGGGGACGGACCGGACCGGGACGTCCACCTGACGAAGGTCGAGGGTTTCCGGTTTTTCCCCGAGGCAGGGGAAGAGGCGCTCAAGAACTTATTCGGTGTGCACACCCTGGCGGGCTTCGGGCTGGAGGGGTTGCGGCTTGCCACGGGAGCGGCCGGAGCGGCCCTCTGGTATCTCCAGAAGGTATACGGAGATCGGCTTGGGCATCTGAGGCCAATCCGCGTGATCAGATCTGAAGACTGGCTTGTCCTGGACGGAAACACCCTGAAAAACTTGGAGATATTGAGTTCACAGCCTCACGGGCTCAGGCAGGGCAGCCTGCTTTACCAGATGGATAGAACCGTAACGGCCCAGGGGGCTCGTCTTCTCAAGGAGTTTGTCGTCCGGCCGCTGAAAAATGCCGAGGCCATCAACGATCGGCTGAATCTTGTTCAGGAGCTGGTGGAAAACCCCCTGCTTCGAGGCTCGATCAGGGAAAGGCTCCGGAAGGTCTCCGATCTGGAGAGGATCGTCTCCCGTGTGGGATCCGGGATCGCGGTGCCCAGGGATCTGGGTGCACTGCGCCGGACGTTGAGGGAGGTTCCAGCCATCCGTGGCCTCCTCGCCGAGCTTGATTCCGACATGGGTGACGGAATCCTGCAGGAACTCGACGAGAAGCCTGAACTCCTGGAATTTCTCCAATCCTCCCTCAGCGATGAACTCCCAGCTGGGCTCAAGGCAGGTGGAATCATCAGGAAAGGTTTCAGTGCGGAACTCGACGAGATCCGATCCCTGGCCGGGGACGGCAGGAAATTCATCTCCGACCTGGAGAAGAGGGAAAAGGAACGAACCGGCATCGCCTCGCTTAAGGTCGGCTTCAACAGGGTGTTCGGGTATTACATCGAGGTGACGCATGCTCACCGTGATATGGTCCCGGAGGGCTACACCCGGAAACAGACACTGGTTAACGCCGAGAGATTCGTCACTCAGGAACTAAGGGAGGTGGAGGAACGGATTCTGCACGCCGATGAGAGTATTGCAGCCCTGGAAAAACTGCTTTTCGAGGAGATATGCTCCAGGGTCATTGCATCCTCCAGCCCCCTTCAGGGTGTCGCCGGAGCATTGGCTTCCGCCGACTGTTACACTTCCCTGGCCGAACTTGCTCACACCTCCGGATATGCGAGGCCGGAGATTCTTGAGGATGATATGGCCGGAAGGTTATCTATCTCCGATGGAAGGCATCCCGTTCTCGAGATGTTGGAGACAGGGAAAAGCTTCGTTCCCAACAGCGCCTATCTGGACCGTGTGGACAACCGCCTGCTTATAATTACGGGACCGAACATGGCCGGTAAGTCCACATTCATGAGGCAGGTCGCTCTCATCGTCATCATGGCTCAGATAGGTTCTTTCGTGCCGGCCGGAGATGCGCTCATCAGTCCGGTGGACCGCATCTTTACCAGGGTAGGGGCCTCCGATATCCTCTCCCGGGGGCTTTCCACATTCATGGTCGAGATGGTGGAAACCGCCGAGATCCTCAACAATGCCACACCCGACAGCCTGGTGATCCTGGATGAAATTGGGCGGGGTACGAGCACTTTTGACGGTATCAGTATAGCCTGGGCGGTTGCTGAATATCTTCTCTCCGGGGAACGAAACGGATGCCGGACAATGTTCGCAACCCATTACCATGAGTTGACTGAGCTGGCCCTGACGTGTGACGGGGTCAGGAACTACAACGTTGCCATCCAGGAGTGGGGAGAGCGCCTTGTTTTTCTGCGCCACGTCCAGGAGGGGGCCGCCGATCGCAGTTATGGAATTCAGGTTGCGAGACTTGCGGGCCTGCCCGATGAAGTTGTAGAACGCTCCAGGGAAATCCTGAAAAATCTCGAGAAAACGGCAATCGACACGACGGGACGCCCCAGGCCGGTGGCCGGTGATGTCGAGTTGGATGCTACGATGGCTTCCCCGGTGGACAGCGAGTCTCAGATGCCTCTTTTCGATGGGCACGAAGGCGAACTGATCAAAGAATTGAGAGAAATTGATCTGGAGGAAATGACCCCTCTGGAGGCTATGAATTTTCTTGCCGCGATGAAGAAACGACATGTCTAG
- the amiC gene encoding N-acetylmuramoyl-L-alanine amidase AmiC precursor produces MTGFILSAIFFVLLPLGAARGASYCERLYDSAKRDYYSLLKSDRKQKFHDSWEKVIEKFSTIYEKYPTCSRSPDALFNVGVLYRKLYHRSWIGADLDRALGTFLKLQSRFPSNRLADDALLNAAQVQEEKGRKGDAYRTYAKLVKAYPEGDMASRAKKRLNQLASFAPKPPVSKTRTRAKAKTRPGRTVNITDVKHWSNPEYTRVVVYATDKLNYEEHRLKGDPRTGKPPRLYIDLNNARIPSALSSPISIKDGLLLRARLGQYNPDTVRLVLDIDSMGDDRVFTMENPSRLVVDVFGRDAGSSSSKAGRPGKGAGAPLPLAKQLGLRVKTIVLDPGHGGKDPGAVGRGGLKEKDVTLAIAKLLKPMLEAKGFRVLMTRDKDVYVSLDERTAFANSHLADLFVSIHTNASRNRRARGVETYFLGVAMDRDSSETALLENAITQQTLADLEKILLDLTRTSNLKQSSMLAESVQENLFHGLSKRNRLVKDHGVKQASFYVLIGAQMPAILVETSFISHPTEERLLRDPSYLKLVSSSILRGILDYVDGLATATDGNSHT; encoded by the coding sequence TTGACCGGCTTCATTTTGAGCGCAATTTTCTTCGTGCTTCTCCCACTGGGGGCCGCCAGGGGGGCGTCCTACTGTGAGCGTCTGTACGATTCAGCGAAAAGGGACTACTACTCGCTGTTGAAGAGTGATCGCAAGCAGAAGTTCCACGACAGTTGGGAGAAGGTGATAGAAAAGTTCAGCACGATCTACGAGAAGTATCCAACCTGTTCCCGTTCACCGGATGCTCTTTTTAATGTCGGGGTTCTTTACCGGAAGCTCTATCACAGGTCCTGGATCGGGGCTGATCTGGACCGGGCGCTGGGAACATTTTTGAAGCTTCAAAGCAGGTTCCCGAGCAACCGGCTGGCCGACGATGCTCTGCTCAATGCGGCCCAGGTACAGGAGGAAAAAGGGCGCAAAGGTGATGCCTATCGTACCTACGCCAAGCTTGTAAAGGCCTATCCTGAAGGGGACATGGCCTCACGGGCGAAAAAAAGGCTTAATCAGCTTGCCTCTTTTGCCCCAAAACCTCCTGTTTCTAAAACCAGAACCAGGGCCAAAGCCAAAACACGCCCTGGGAGGACTGTCAACATTACAGATGTCAAGCACTGGTCCAATCCCGAATACACCAGGGTAGTTGTCTATGCCACAGACAAGCTGAATTACGAGGAGCATCGTCTAAAAGGCGATCCGCGCACCGGAAAACCACCCCGGCTTTATATCGACCTGAACAATGCCCGTATTCCTTCCGCATTGTCCAGCCCCATTTCCATCAAGGATGGGCTTCTTCTAAGGGCGAGATTAGGCCAGTACAATCCTGATACGGTTCGTCTGGTACTTGATATTGACAGTATGGGGGACGATCGCGTCTTTACAATGGAAAACCCATCAAGGCTTGTTGTAGACGTTTTTGGCCGGGATGCCGGGTCGTCGTCTTCAAAGGCAGGCAGGCCGGGCAAGGGGGCTGGAGCGCCCTTGCCCCTGGCCAAGCAGCTTGGCCTGAGAGTGAAGACCATTGTGCTCGACCCTGGTCACGGGGGAAAGGATCCAGGAGCCGTGGGACGGGGAGGGCTGAAGGAAAAGGATGTGACTCTGGCAATTGCAAAACTGCTTAAACCCATGCTTGAGGCCAAGGGATTCCGAGTCCTGATGACGCGCGACAAAGATGTTTATGTCAGCCTGGATGAAAGGACGGCTTTTGCCAACAGCCATCTGGCCGATCTTTTCGTTTCGATTCACACCAATGCCAGTCGAAACCGGCGGGCTCGCGGGGTGGAGACCTACTTCCTGGGCGTGGCTATGGACAGGGACTCCAGTGAGACAGCGCTTCTGGAAAATGCGATAACCCAGCAGACGTTGGCTGATCTGGAGAAGATTCTTCTGGATCTGACCCGAACCTCCAACCTTAAACAATCGAGCATGCTCGCTGAGTCTGTCCAGGAGAATTTATTCCATGGGCTCTCCAAAAGAAACAGACTTGTGAAAGATCATGGAGTAAAACAGGCCTCTTTCTACGTCCTGATTGGAGCCCAGATGCCCGCTATTCTGGTTGAAACCTCTTTTATCAGCCATCCAACGGAAGAAAGGCTCTTGAGAGATCCCAGTTACCTGAAGCTGGTCAGTAGTTCCATTCTTCGGGGCATTCTCGATTATGTGGATGGACTGGCAACGGCCACAGACGGAAACAGTCACACATGA
- the glnD gene encoding bifunctional uridylyltransferase/uridylyl-removing enzyme, which yields MSLLDLNKLGSVPSGNRLGKLLREEYLVAWNILKWEHRNGMDSLEVVSQLTRLMDELIDFVYRRAAKDTEKRGLKQDNRLVLMALGSYGRRELAPHSDMDLIFLLPEKVTDWSKEFTEMVLYTLWDTGLDVGYSTRSLSECMALAPENYDVLTSLLDARYLQGNLDLFSNFRKEFRRKVLNKIGSRFVTTKLELMEKRLKKHGGTIYVLEPNLKEGMGGLRDLHTAMWVAKVLFGADDLEKLCNIKELNVLDEKDLQLLKGSFEFLMRVRCELHFASNAARDLLSMERQPYLAERFGIKGRRGVLAVERFMQTYYSHAGQVHHITGSIIKRSIERKKRSPRILTRWKEKDLGRGFFSRGGEIHTTTDPLKFFQRYPGRMLKAFRLFQESNLELSPEVALAVRRSLKLVNNEFRKRKRGRDAFFRIMSDERRLYETLLLMNELGFLKKYIPEFAPIFCKMQHDYYHTYTVDEHSIRAVRELVDLPLASDSSLELYQEVYRETKANRLLLFFTILLHDVGKGSGANHADKGAVMAMRAAKRMGMSREDVDDMGFVIKHHLLLSHVAQRRDLHEERTILEVANLMGSPRRLKLLFLLTMADLKAVGPGVWNEWKASLLAELFLEAARAIEGGGAFREDLSKRIEKTRAKVTKALADEFDPRLVQAELDALSERAYAVYRPRALGQFVALHLKIGNRPVITSWRRARRGGYTELFIVAQDQPGFFSRIAGVLTANNVNILGAQLLTRNDGVVFDLLYVTDNVMKPISDRMKFRMVNRELAKVVGGELDVDKLLKARRLSLPLDRRERAAMPAATRVDIDNSVSDSFTVIDIYTTDRIGLLYAITSSLASSNLSIYTAKVSTKVDQAVDVFYVADLKGNKIVDEKEIEAVRNTLMHALTEED from the coding sequence ATGAGCCTGCTGGACCTGAATAAGCTCGGATCGGTTCCATCGGGGAACCGGTTGGGCAAACTGCTTCGGGAGGAATACCTTGTCGCCTGGAACATACTGAAGTGGGAGCACAGGAACGGCATGGACAGCCTCGAAGTGGTCTCTCAACTGACCAGACTGATGGATGAGCTTATCGATTTTGTCTACAGACGGGCGGCGAAAGATACCGAGAAGAGGGGGCTAAAACAGGATAACCGTCTTGTTCTTATGGCTCTTGGTTCCTATGGAAGGCGCGAACTTGCTCCCCACTCTGACATGGATCTTATCTTCCTGCTCCCGGAAAAGGTTACGGATTGGAGCAAGGAATTCACCGAAATGGTCCTTTATACATTGTGGGACACCGGTCTGGATGTCGGATACAGCACCCGTTCCCTGAGTGAATGCATGGCCCTTGCTCCTGAAAATTACGATGTTCTGACTTCCCTTCTGGACGCACGATACCTCCAGGGGAACCTGGATCTTTTCTCGAATTTCAGAAAAGAATTCCGGCGAAAGGTGTTGAATAAAATAGGCAGCCGGTTTGTGACCACCAAGCTGGAGCTTATGGAAAAACGGTTAAAAAAACACGGAGGCACCATCTATGTTCTGGAACCGAACCTTAAGGAGGGGATGGGTGGACTCCGGGACTTGCATACGGCCATGTGGGTCGCTAAAGTTTTATTTGGCGCCGACGACCTTGAAAAGCTTTGTAATATAAAAGAGTTAAACGTTTTAGATGAGAAAGACCTCCAACTTCTTAAGGGTTCTTTTGAATTTCTCATGAGGGTCCGGTGCGAGCTGCACTTTGCTTCCAATGCCGCAAGAGACCTTTTGAGCATGGAACGGCAGCCCTACCTGGCGGAACGTTTCGGGATTAAGGGACGCCGTGGAGTGCTGGCCGTCGAGAGGTTCATGCAGACCTATTATTCCCACGCAGGGCAGGTGCACCACATCACGGGAAGCATAATCAAGCGTTCCATCGAGCGAAAGAAGAGGTCGCCCAGGATACTGACTCGTTGGAAAGAGAAAGATCTGGGCAGGGGGTTTTTCTCCAGAGGCGGAGAGATTCATACCACGACTGATCCGCTGAAGTTCTTCCAGCGGTACCCGGGAAGGATGTTAAAGGCTTTCCGGCTGTTTCAGGAGTCCAACCTGGAACTGTCACCTGAAGTGGCCCTGGCGGTCAGAAGATCCCTGAAATTGGTCAACAATGAGTTCCGTAAGAGAAAAAGGGGCCGTGACGCTTTCTTCAGGATCATGTCTGATGAGCGGCGGCTCTATGAAACCCTTCTGTTAATGAACGAGCTGGGGTTTTTAAAGAAATATATCCCGGAGTTCGCCCCCATCTTCTGTAAGATGCAGCACGATTATTACCATACCTACACCGTGGATGAGCATAGCATCCGAGCTGTCAGGGAGCTTGTTGATCTACCGCTTGCCTCCGATTCATCCCTTGAGCTTTATCAGGAAGTCTACAGGGAGACGAAAGCCAACCGGCTTCTCCTTTTTTTTACCATTCTGCTCCACGATGTGGGGAAGGGAAGTGGGGCGAACCATGCCGATAAGGGAGCCGTGATGGCCATGAGGGCCGCCAAACGCATGGGAATGTCCCGTGAAGATGTTGATGACATGGGGTTCGTCATTAAACACCATCTGCTTCTGTCTCACGTTGCCCAACGCAGGGATCTGCACGAGGAGAGAACGATCCTGGAGGTGGCAAACCTGATGGGGAGTCCCAGGAGACTCAAACTCCTGTTTCTACTCACCATGGCCGATCTCAAGGCGGTGGGGCCCGGTGTGTGGAATGAGTGGAAGGCATCCCTTCTCGCTGAACTTTTTCTCGAAGCAGCCAGGGCGATCGAGGGAGGAGGGGCCTTTCGTGAGGACCTTTCAAAGAGGATTGAAAAAACCAGGGCCAAAGTCACGAAGGCCCTCGCCGATGAATTTGACCCCCGGTTGGTGCAGGCTGAGCTGGACGCCCTTTCCGAGAGAGCGTACGCGGTTTACAGGCCACGAGCTCTGGGGCAGTTTGTAGCGCTTCACCTGAAAATAGGGAACAGGCCCGTTATTACCTCCTGGCGCCGGGCCAGAAGGGGCGGATATACGGAGCTTTTTATCGTTGCTCAGGATCAACCCGGATTTTTCTCTCGAATCGCCGGTGTCCTGACTGCAAATAACGTTAACATCCTCGGCGCCCAGCTTCTTACCCGGAATGATGGAGTTGTGTTCGACCTTCTTTACGTGACCGATAACGTAATGAAGCCCATCAGCGACAGGATGAAATTCAGAATGGTCAACCGGGAACTGGCCAAGGTTGTCGGCGGGGAGCTTGACGTCGATAAGTTGCTGAAAGCAAGAAGATTGTCCCTTCCGCTGGACCGGAGGGAAAGGGCAGCCATGCCGGCGGCCACCCGGGTCGACATCGATAACAGTGTGTCCGATTCCTTTACCGTTATCGATATCTATACCACCGACAGGATCGGGCTCCTGTACGCCATAACATCGAGCCTGGCTTCATCCAATCTGTCTATTTACACCGCCAAAGTCTCCACCAAAGTGGATCAGGCGGTGGACGTCTTCTACGTGGCTGACCTGAAGGGGAACAAGATAGTGGATGAGAAGGAAATCGAGGCGGTCAGGAATACCCTCATGCACGCCCTGACCGAGGAGGATTGA
- the pleD_1 gene encoding response regulator PleD, giving the protein MSVGNIRILVVEDNVSLNEILCKIMESEGYNPVPAFSGREAMEAMSNKGPFDLVLLDVMLPDAQAPQGAAMDGIEVCRMIKIDPRFADTLIFMVSVKDQPEDIMRGIDAGADDYITKPFNTTLLLAKSKAMLRIKNLQDELREKNRLLEEMAITDGLTGIPNYRYLIEKLEEEIKRSHRYHTPITMILLDLDDFKKINDTFGHRHGDFVLREIAARLQQGLRETDILARYGGDEFALLLTQTDKVGGQRVARQVLDCLSESIVINDREHMIHASLGLVSFPEGTAKSSDEVIISADTALYRAKELGGHQIYAAPSESDE; this is encoded by the coding sequence ATGTCGGTTGGAAACATACGTATCCTGGTAGTCGAGGACAATGTCAGCCTTAACGAGATCCTCTGCAAGATCATGGAGTCGGAAGGGTACAACCCCGTCCCCGCTTTTAGTGGAAGAGAAGCCATGGAAGCCATGTCAAACAAGGGGCCCTTTGACCTGGTTCTTCTGGATGTCATGCTGCCTGATGCCCAAGCGCCCCAGGGTGCGGCAATGGACGGCATTGAAGTATGCCGAATGATCAAAATCGACCCCAGGTTCGCAGACACACTCATCTTCATGGTCTCTGTGAAGGACCAGCCTGAGGATATCATGAGAGGAATCGATGCCGGGGCCGACGATTATATTACCAAACCGTTTAATACCACCCTGCTCCTTGCCAAGAGCAAGGCGATGTTGAGGATAAAAAATCTGCAGGACGAGTTGAGGGAGAAGAATCGTCTTTTAGAGGAGATGGCGATCACCGACGGCCTCACAGGCATCCCCAACTACCGTTATCTCATCGAGAAACTTGAGGAGGAGATAAAAAGAAGCCATCGGTACCACACTCCCATCACCATGATTTTACTCGACCTTGATGATTTCAAGAAGATCAATGACACATTCGGTCATCGGCATGGAGATTTTGTCCTCCGTGAGATCGCTGCAAGGCTGCAGCAGGGGCTTCGGGAGACCGATATTCTGGCCCGGTATGGGGGGGATGAATTCGCTCTCCTCCTGACCCAGACCGATAAGGTGGGCGGTCAGAGGGTAGCCCGGCAGGTTCTCGATTGTCTGTCCGAATCCATAGTCATCAATGACAGGGAACACATGATCCATGCCAGTCTTGGACTGGTTTCCTTCCCGGAGGGTACGGCCAAATCATCGGACGAGGTCATCATCTCGGCGGACACGGCATTATACAGGGCCAAGGAACTGGGCGGGCACCAGATCTACGCGGCCCCGTCTGAATCGGACGAATAA
- the phoP_1 gene encoding alkaline phosphatase synthesis transcriptional regulatory protein PhoP — MAGPKILVVDDEENILRLIRSGLEGHGYDVSTRANGLEALLFIEDVKPHLIIADIMMPRLSGIDLLKALKNKNETRNIPVIFLSAMDEAMMVQKGLDMGAVDYITKPFKVSEVVGKIRHYTNFTA, encoded by the coding sequence ATGGCAGGCCCCAAGATCCTCGTGGTTGACGACGAGGAAAACATACTCAGACTGATACGTTCCGGGCTTGAGGGACATGGATACGACGTCTCAACCCGGGCCAACGGGCTGGAAGCTCTTTTATTCATCGAGGACGTTAAGCCTCATCTGATCATTGCCGATATCATGATGCCGCGCCTGTCCGGGATTGATCTTTTAAAGGCGCTGAAAAACAAGAACGAAACCAGGAACATACCCGTAATTTTCCTGTCGGCGATGGACGAGGCAATGATGGTTCAAAAAGGTCTCGACATGGGTGCGGTTGACTACATTACCAAGCCTTTCAAAGTTTCCGAAGTCGTCGGGAAGATCCGTCACTACACCAATTTTACTGCGTAA